The Enoplosus armatus isolate fEnoArm2 chromosome 21, fEnoArm2.hap1, whole genome shotgun sequence genomic sequence tcatcatcactgacGGAGTGATCACAGACATGGATGAGACGCGCAGCGCCATCGTCAACGCCTCTCGCCTGCCCATGTCCATCATCATTATTGGAGTAGGCGGGGCAGACTTCAGCGCCATGGAGTTCCTGGACGGAGACGATGGACGCCTGCGCTCTCAGACTGGCGAGGCTGCCATGCGGGACATCGTCCAGTTTGTGCCATTCAGGCAGTTCCAAAATGTAAGGCACAGTGAAAACATTGGACAGCTTTTTGTATGACCCCTTGCTTTAGATAAAACGTGTATGTGAATGGTGTTTGATGTGATTTCAGCTGATTTTTCTCGATAAGCCAACTCATTGCTATAAAAACTGCATGGATCTCAAGCTTTTTTTCTGAGCATTTCACTGCGTCATTTTCGGTTTAACAGGCTTCAAAAGTACAAATCCAAACATAGTATAGTAGTGTCTCCCATCCAGTGCCAGTATACATCCCCAAACCCAGGGATTCCCTGCCCCTCAACCTATACATCTCACTTGGCTTACTTGTGTGCCTTGTGTATTTATCTCTTTTCAGGCGCCCAGCCAGGCTCTTTCCCAAAGTGTATTGGCCGAGTTACCTCAGCAAGTGGCCTCCTTCTTCAGTTTATTCAAACTGAAGCCTCCCCACGATCCCAATCCTTCATAGGGGTACCCCAAATGTTTTAAGTCATAAACCCCACCATCATCTTAGCCTTTGCTTGGTCTATATGAACAACTGCCTCGCTGAATCACTGCATGAATCAACGCATGTAGTGATTGCTATCCTCCATTTTTGTACCCTTCcaacttttctgttttgctaCAGAGTCGTCATCATCAGTGCAATAAATTctgttgttgtctttctgtctgaggATCAGAAGCACTGGTGACCGATCTCAGAAACATATTCTTGTTTACATTAAAGGGAAAACTCCTCTCTAGGTCactaaaacaaagcaatttGGTGATTGGATTTTACGTTttaggtttatttttttgttttctattattattactatttcaCAAATTGTAATTGCTATCTAGCCAAATGTAGACACCATAATGTCAAGGTATTTGCAGCACAGATACAATAattgtgtgacattttcatatattttcagtAAATCTCAGGTTCTGGTCACCGAGTCATCGAATTTAAGGCCTTCTTTCTAGACTCATCACCCaatgaaaatattgtttataCGGCTGgtatgtaaacaaaatgttgcaTGCCACCATGAGCATATGCTCAGCAGCCAAACTGGTGAAATGCATTGTTCTATAGTGCACCATAGCCAACTGTTGGTCAACAGTCGGTCATGATGGCTTGAATTATTTCCATGGTCAATTGGTTTGAAGCGAGACAACTTAAGAGGAACTGGGGAAACGATATTGCTAACCCTAACTCCGCTGAAGACCGTTAAAATATAAGAGTGgaattttcctttttaactgtCTTCATCTCCATGACTTTGTACTTCTCATTCTTGCTCCCTTCATTTAATCAAATCAGTGATCACATAGTCAGTAATGATCACATAACAAAGAAACATAACATAAGTAAGTTATTTATCTCTTcactgttttgtactttttataACTCCTCCTTTCGCACTTCAGGCTCCTCGGGAAGCGCTGGCAAAGAGTGTGTTGGCAGAAGTACCAGGTCAGCTGCTGGACTTTTTCAATACCATGAAGCTGAGTCCACCCAACTCTAGTCCTGCACCAAACCCTCCAGGGACCAACTGATATTACAAGGAAGAAACCAGACACAGACCAGTCTCATCCGCAGATTTAAAGCAGGTCCCAGCTTCATCTTCATTGTCAATCCTACACTTTCCTAACTCGTCCCTTTTATCTCGCCACCTTAACAAAGTACTAGCATATAGCTTAGCCAAAGACAACTACACACAATACATCCTATATAAGCACTCCACTCTAACCTGCATCTTCTTGTGTCAAAATAGACCTAGCTGTTGTTAGATAGTAACATCTGTGTGTTAATTTGAGCTGTTATTCAGTGCTACTgcaagtgaaaacaaacataatcattccattattttaaaagaataaGTTGATGGGcactattaaaaaaaataaataaataaaataattaagaTAATAGACATAAGATTAACAGCACAAGGATTTCTAAGCATCCATTGTTTCTGTAGTACTCACTGAAACAGGATACCTGATACCTGCACTGGGTGTAAACTAGCCTGCTGCTGATTTTTTTAATGCATCATAAGAGTGTGCCATTTCTTTGTATGCCTGTTTGATGGCTCCAGCATCAAGTTAAAATAGTTATGAAAAATGCTTTCATGGCACGTGAAACTCAGTGGAACCCCCTTATTTGACATTTACATCTTCAGAGAAATGTCTGCACCACTACTAGTGGcataaatatgtacatatagCCAAGTAGCTTTGTAGTTGATGCTGTTTTGGCACatatttgtgttaatgttttttgttgcacATGCTTTCCTATGCACTCACCTATAATAACATGTACTACAAAGACCTAGGATTTAGTTATTTAACTAAATAAAATGCCAGCCTGTGTGTGGGTTATAAACCCAGAGCTTTTTATACCTTTAAGTATGAATCTTTAATATTGTGGTAACAACTAGGAAGCAGCCTCATTGTAGGTTTGGTTGTGTTGTGCCAGTCTCATCACTCATGTTTGTAAATTTCCTGTGGTCTACCATTGTGCcagttacttttactttacttttgcCTTCCATACATTAGCAAAAAAACTGTGGGAGTTCCTGGGGACAAGGACCCAGACTAAGGAAGTGTTTTTCCAACGATATGGCCATTGACTTTTGATTTAGTTGGGTTTCATCTTCAGGAAACTAACCTCATATATTCATACATCAGTATTAGAGACCACACTGTTCATTGAAATCtatgcatgtttttaattatgTGTCTGATGTATCCTGTTGTTTAGCAGCTTTAGTGCTCTCACAGAAATGGGTAATGTGCATCAAGCTTGCTAATAAAGCACCTCTTATTCAATACAAATTGAGCTCAACACTTatttaacacctttttttttaaaagcaattcTGCAGCCCTTTGTACAGTATATGGTCATTCTCCAACAGTGTACAATATATGTGATTGGGTGTTGTGACACTGTACTGACGTTACAGTTACTGTAAGAATTGTACTGTAGAAAGCTGTTAACACTGCAGTGGCCTAATTGGTAAAAGTtcagatacatttaaaatttTGAGATTTTTGTGAACAATTGTGTGCAGTGAGCTTTCAGCATTCGGCTCTTATACTTATTCAAAGGTGAAATTTAGGCTTTTGCAGCCACCTACTGGAAACGCTAAGTCAAAAACGGCATTTTGTGCCATCTATTTGACCAAATCTATTCCGAATGAGGCGCTACATTGATATCATGATTAAACTAGATATGATCTAGGATATTATTGCTTAATGCTTTTCCTATTCGAAAAATCTGCAACTCAACTTTCTCAACCATGAATGCCTTTACCCTTTTCACCATTATATCCAACTTACTCATCATAATCAACTTTcattgtgtatgttttataGAGGCACCAACTCTCCCTCACAATATTGTAACATTGACATCAAGGTGTTCTTTtgccattttgtattttgccaAAAATATGCTTACAATCAAACACTTTATTGTGTAAAAGTGTACAAAGATACAGCTTGTTCACTGATATTGTCAGACTGACAGTGGTTATTGTGACATTACATCATTACTTATTCATCTCAACCTAAGGACCTGTACTCAGGCACTTGaagtttttatataaaaataggCTATTCTCTACATGGAATTGTCAATgataatgttacatttttcaaCCTGATTAAATGAAAACGGTCAAATGTCTTCACTTCTGTTCAGTTTGTAAATCCAGTGTGCAGTTCATCAGAATTTACTACCTGACATATGTTTTATAAATAATTAACACCAAGAGTCCGCCTTTCAGCCCTACTTGCATCACCTGTCATGTGTAGATGACTGCATCTCAGAGCAGCCACATCACCTCTTCCGTTAAGCAACATTAAACATTCTGTGCTTCATCTTTTGGTGTAGACGTCCTACACTTACTACTCTCTTCAGAGGGTCAGGGGTCTCTGGCAGCTCAGCTGACTAGAACAACCAAAGGTTTGAAATGACTGGAGATAGAGCCTGATCCTGGTTGTAGTTACATGCGGTGGATCTTATTGTGATCCATGAACTGCTTGAGGTTGTGCAGGTTGTCCCACCACTTGAAGAGGAAGGTCTCTGCGATGAGGCTGAACCAGGGCGTGATCTCCAGTTCCTTGCGCCTGGCCTTCTCCAAcatctccttcagctcctccttgcTCACGTAACAGTAGCTTTTGATCTCATTGGGGTCTGGACTCAACTTGACGTccttcagagacacacataaaaaaaaaaacaatgttattgTCCATAATGGAAGCCTGACAGACATAATGCAGGTACACAATAGATTGGGCATCATCAAGATACAACTGTACAGTTTTGAAAACTAGATACCTGTCCATCTTTGAAAATCCCAGAAGGTCAATTAACAACCCTTTCTTACAGAAACCACAAAGACTCCTATGcatctgaatgaaaaacaaaatcggTCCACTGCTCAATGAAAGTTTTCTAACCTGTTTCCCAAAGTGCAACTCTCGCAAACAAAGATGGTAGCACAAAATGGCATATGTCTATGCTTCATTTGTTAGATGCGAACCAAAATaacctgtttacatttttcttatgTTGTACAAAACTAGCAAGGAGATGTCATTTCTGGTTTCCTGGATAGAAAATGAAGTTGCCACTTGAGAAACAGGtttaaagtctttttttcaaagattgcttggtgtttatttttcagaaaaactgaTGCTCATCTCTGTGACTCGAATGTAGTGGTGAGGCATAAGAGCCCCAAACGGACCAGATACACATCACATATCCTAATGTAAACTCAACTCTTAAGTCCAACTGATATTACAGCGCTACCTTCTGCATGAAGAGGATGTAGTCAATCTCATGTTCTCCCCACACACCATCGGACTGGGCCATGTAGTGGATCCTTGTCAGGTACGTCATTTCATCTGGTGTCACCTGAGGAGCAACAGGCAGCCAGGGAAGATCAGTCGCAAGGAAAGAGTCTCCACAATCCACAATAATCATCTTCCATTAAATGCAGAAACCAGgccttcaacacacacagtatacctGTTCCATGGGGATACCCAGTTCAGCTTCGAGTCTCCTCTGAGCAGCTCTCCTCACTCCTATTGcgtccttctcctccagctcactgtctgtgtgtaaagGATGactgcagcatgtgtttgtgaaacagcctgtacacacagacacacacgcgaTGGTTAAACACATTGTCACATATGACACTGTGTGTATCTCAGTGGATACTGGGAGGTTTGAGGATTCGTTACTAACCTGGAAAAGTGATTTTGGCGTCCGACCTCTGTTGTAAGAGCAGCTTCTCTTCACTGCTGAAAATGAAGACGCTGAAAGCTCTGTGTAATAAAcctggcaaaacaaacaagcacaaatctgaaataaaaaaaaacatacacactaGAGGCAAGACAGGTGTGTGTAGTTTAACGTGGTGGACAGGTACCTTTGTCgatgttggagttgaggtggcAGTTTTTCTTGGTGTCTGCTCCGATCTTGCGGTCGTCCTTGTCAATGAGGATGCACATCTCGGACAGCAGCTGCACCTGCTTCTCATCCAGGTGGTCTGTGGTTATATCAGGCATTCTCACCGCAGACTGTAGGTGTCTCACCTCACTGCAGTGCACAGGAGTAGGAGGAGCAGGCAGACAGCAGTTCATAGTTTAGTGTGTAGTCACATCAAAACAGGAGCTGTGCACTTTTAATATGGCATTCTCAAAACAGTAGGTAGTATTTGACTTAAAAACCCCATCgcttttttctggagctttcaagcTTGTAGTAGATGGAGAGcaaactccacctgctgagtTAGACTCTGAggtgtggttgaaagctccagaaaaagctacTAAGTGGTCCTTGAGTATTTTTCCATGTACAAAAATGAACTTTCACAGTAGGGagtacattttacaaacacactcaaacagatgTGAAATATATTCCATGGCGCTGTGCCTCCCCTGAACATATTTCTTACTGTTCTAGTCAGGATTTTAGTAAAATTATTGAAAAACCTGTCTATTATTAACACGTTACAATAACAGTTAAGTTCCCCAAAAAAGTTCCCAGTGCCAAAGCGGACATCTTCAAATCGCTGGTTTTGTCTGGCCAAAAGCCCCAAACCGAAGGACTTCTATgtacaatgatataaaatacaacaagaaaaaaaattcaaaatccATTTTGAGAAGCTAGCATGCTTGCTAATGAACGACATAAACAGTGAACTGTCAAAATACCTCTATTCAGTTATTTGACGCTAGTTTTGCTACACCTTTCCAGCTGATACCATAACCTGTATCTTATAACCTTGGCCACAACGTTTACAAAATGTGCATGTTAAAATAATACTGCAGTGCAGCTTGCTAGTTAATGTATGCCAAATGGAAGTGAACATAGTCAGGCTTTGAGTTGCTATTTTGAAAGTGTTCACTTCAACCAATACGCAGAGCCACATCACGTGCGAGTCGTTTTGAAGTAGAATTTGGCATGATTGTCTTTTTGAGACAGCGGCATTAATCCAGACCACACACTTCAGAGGAGTTCAGCTATCAATAGCACAGACAAACACCATTACTCAGCTTAGGGTCAATAGGCTTATCTCTGGCGTTGCCGTATTTAACCTCAAACCATGACTTCAAGCGGTTTCAGTAACGCACAGAGCCTCTAGCTTACCTGAATATAGTTCTGTTGCAGGCAGAGGTAGGTGCGTAGACAGCTCTGTTCCACGGAGCAGCAGCTCTTCCAGCGCCGGGTACGTTTGATTTCAGCACACACGCTCCCTCGCAGGACACCATCCGGAGCACCGCCCACACACCCCGCACCATCGCCTgaccaaaacagaaaaccaatCACAAGGACTGAAGGTGTGGGTGTTGGTAAAAAGCGGAGAAGGATCCACCCAGTCAGGATCGGAAGACACGCTGCTGATAATACCTGGAGTGAACGTTAACATGAATGCCCATaaaatttgagtttttttaagTTCAATACACAGCTTTCTTTGAACGCAATAAACCTCTACACGTATGTTTTACTGTGCAGTTTAGGACTGtaactaaatattattttcattattggtCTATCGcttattgttttgattaattgattgatctatcagatgtaaataaaatggCAAAAGGGCAAAGGTTTCCAGAGTTTTAAGTGTCATCTAAAAATAGCTTGTTCTGTCCCACCAACACTCAAAAGGTATTCAACTTACAATGTGAGTGTTTTACTATtgcatattatattattagctATCACTGATACATTAACATGAACACGTAGTGGAAAATAAGGCTCGCATTGTCCCGTTCCAGTGGAGTCCACTTCGTATTTTCGTCTAAACACTGGTTGTCAACACACCATCAGACCACCGCTCAGCACAGCCCGCACCACCAGGCCTCTGACAACTGAACATAAGTATGCATTGTCTGCTACATATACAACATACAGAGAAACCGATAAAACGTTCAGTTACTTACAAAACAATTGTCCCGGGTCAGGTAGCCAACCCACGTCTTTTAACGTATTTTGCGTTTGCTTACGACGATATTTTAGAGCTGTATACTGTGGTCGAACGAGCTAGCCTTCACTCCCTGCTTCTGAGGTCACGGTTTTTCATTGGATGCCTTTGCATCGGTGTGATAGCCCATTGGCTTACAAAGTGGAAACACCAACTACGGGATACGGAAGTTAATGCGTCAATAAACTACgtgatgtgtcaaatgtttttattaaaattcTGATACTTGTCAATCTACAACGTGTCATTAGCCGTCACTGTCAAAGTCATACGTCGACAACATGTTTAAAATTATAAATTGACAGGTTTACATAATTTCAGATCGAGCTAGGAAGGCTATAGCCCATCCACGCTGTCGCTTACGTTAACAGTTAGCTGCTGTGTGATGTATACAGTCAAGTTGCCGCAATGAAGGTGATATGTGGCAGCTAGCCTGTGCTAGCATGATGCTAATTTCGTTTCTAGATCTCCATGCAAGCAAAGTATGAATTCAGTGAGGCAGTGACAGCGGTGAGTGTCCTTGTTTCGAACATGTCAGAACGATATCGGTGATGGGTCACAAGTCATTGAAGAAACGTCGCATATTCATTTTGCAAGCATAATTTACCATGCCAATTTGGTATGGGTAGCGTTATTTCCGCATAACGTTTAATACATTCTGGCGCATGTCATACTTGCAGTTTCAGTCTTTTGTTTGTAGCTGTGTGACGCAAGCTACATTTTGTTATGCATTGTACAGCTGCCCATAACGTTAACTATGCGCTACGCCATCACAACGATAGCACGAACCTGCATAGTCCCCAAATGTGTCGTCCTCTTACCATGTAAAGACCTTGAGGCTGAACTTTATTAAAATACTGTGAATTTAATGTCGTAATACCTGTTGGCAAACGCAGGTTTATTATAGCAGATGGACGCCTATTGCTCTGTCTACCGATCATCTTATCCCGACcgacaggcagaaattaaaatcTGCTAAGCCTGTGGTCAAGACTGTGAGGAGATGGACAAATGAGGCAAGGCTGGAATTGCAAGCCTGCTTTGACTGCACTGATTGGGGTGTTTTTGAGGCTTCAGCCACAGACCTGGATGAACTCACAGACACTGTGACGTTTTATCAGTTTCTGtgaggacgtgtgtgtgtgcccactaAAATCTTCTGcacatacaacaacaataaacccTGGTTTACAGCAAAACTCAGGCAGCTTTGTCAGGACAAGGAGGAGGCCTACAGAAGTGGGGACTGAATCCTGTACAACCAGGCTAGAAATACTGACAAAggagatcagaatcagaatcagaaactgtttattgtcaagtaacatacattacaaggaatttgctgtggtctgaaggtgctattgttttgataacaaataagtagaatataaaagctaaaataagaataagaataaaaataagataagataaataacaacagtgcagtgaccagaataaagtaaagtaaagtgtccaggtaaagtgtccagtagggggtgggtgtgttaatgtaacgcaggggggacaggggtgatgtacgttaatataacgtataagtagtgtttgtgttggggggggggtcaatgtaagttcgtcaggttgactgcagaggggaagaaactgtttttgtggcgggaggttttggtcctgatggaccgcagcctcctgccagaggggagggggtcgagcagatggtgtccggggtgggaggggtcggcagcgatcttccctgctctcttcagggtcctggaggagtacaggtcctgaagagatgggaggttgcagccgatcaccctctctgcagagcggatgatacgctgcagtctgcacctgtccttggtggaggcagcagcgtaccagacggtgatggaggaggtgaggatggactctatgatggcagtgtagaagtgaaccagcattgtttgtggcaggttaaacttcctcagctgcctcaggaagtacatcctctgttgggctttcttgatgagggagctgatgttcagagTAGGGTTAGAGTAGCAGAGTAGCAAAGAGAAGCGACactaaaaagctaaaaaaaaacagcttttcagCCAATGACCCGCTGTCAGTGTGGAAAGACCTGAAGGACATCACGAAGACCATCCCTCCACACTGCTGAGAATCACCAACTGGCTGACATTCAGgtcaaatgtgttttacttaCTGTATAAGCCCACATTCCCCTCACCCGCTCTGACATCAAACAACCACCTACACCCCCTGCCACACCTCCTCACTGACCCCACACCTGCGCTCAGGATCTGTGAAGAGGATGTGTGTCAGCTCTTTTACAAACAAAAGATCAGGAAGGCACCAGGACCAGCATGTCACCCTCCTGTCTGAAAGTCTGTGTTGACCAGCTGGCCCCCATCTTTATGCTGATACTCAATAGATCACTGGAGCTAAGTGAAGTTCCCTCCTACTTCAAACGCTCCACAATCATCCCGGTCCCCAAAAAACCCTCCATCACAGGATTACATGACTACAGGCCTGTCACCCTGACGTCTCTAGTCATGAAGTCCTTCGAAAGACTGGTGTTGGCCCACCTGAAGGGCATCACAGGCCCCCCGCTGGACCCCTGTGCAGTTTGCCTACTGGGCAAACAGGTCTGTGGATGATGCAGTCAACATGGGACTGCACTACGTCCTGCAAGACGTCATCCTCAATCCTGTTAGTGGACTTCAGCTCAGCATTCAACACCATCATCCCAGTTATCCTTCACACCAAGCTCACCCAGCTCACTGTGCCAGCCTACTCCTGTCAGTGGATCACAGACTTCCTGACAGACAGGAGGCAGCAGGTGAGGCTGAGGAACATAACATCAGCACCCGGACAATCAGCGCCCCCCCAAGGGTGTGTGCTCTCCCCACTGCTCACCAACGACTGCACCTCAGGAGACTAATTTGTTAAACTCCTGAAGTTTGCAGATGACACAACGGTCATCGGCCTTATCCACGAACAGAACAACCTGGAGCTGAACGCTGTAGAGATGACAGTGGACTTTAGGAGGAGCCCCACAACACTGCCCCCCGTCATGGGTACACTGCAACTACTGTTGGATCCATAATCTCCCATGATCTAAAGTGGGCGTCCAACAAAGACTTCATCATTAAGAaggcccaacagaggatgtacttcctaGGTGCTACTGAGCACTGTAAACCAAAATGACCAGACACAAGAACAGTTTCTACCCACAGGCCATCACTCTGATGAAGAGGCAACACCAGCCACATAGTGTCAAAGAACATTCCCTGTGCAATAACCCTGtgacacaaacatccactgTACCTGTCAATTATGTATTCTCattgtttaaatacatttttttaacatgtaaatatcatcactcaaacacaaatatgtgtaCACTGTATATGCTGTCATATCCACATAcctcatgtactgtatataaaggaACCTGTTACATTATCATATTTATTTCAGTACCCTTTGCACTCTGTACCATTGCATTATTGTCTTACTGTCtacatgttattattgttgtttatatCTGTACATAGtagtttaatgtttatgtttacctaGTTGAGCTTGTTGTCCTTTAGCTGTATGTATGTctatgtctgtgtatgtctaTTGAGAGCAACGAAAAACTGGAGTCAAATTCCCTGTATACACATGACTTGAGGTCTGCCAGGCCTCACCTGCTGCCAATAATAAATTCAGATGACATGCAGTTTACCAAGGAAcgtttatttattcagtttattcaaGTTTTTACCTGAGAGTCGTTTTCCAACAACAGTGGTCAAGTGGTAAAGCGAATTACCTTGAAAACAGGTTTCTTTGGAAAACATGCTTGGTTATTATTGCATCATTCAGAGCAGTAGGTATCAGGGCGAGACTGCACCAACAAGATATCTGATTGtatctatttgtatttgtatttctgcagGGACAGCTACCCTTCACCTTGAGCAGTTCCTGCAATGGCTATGAACCTGAACTTCACTTCCTTTTTACCTGCAGGCAGGTGCTGATAACAGACCAACCTAATCCACCCACCAGCCAACCAGCAAGCTTGGCCTTTGTTCACCTGCTTCTCAGGTAAGAGGCAGGGGGCAGGGCCACCCACGAGGTAGGAGGGATGCCTGTGGAGGGCGGAAGCAGCAGCGGCTCTGCTTCGGCTGCCCGTCACCCCAAGCAGAAGCGCAAGGCTCACAGTCTGTCGATCCGGCGCACcaacagcacagaggagaggccACCAGGCATCCAAAGAGGAGACATGCTGGAGGGACAGGTGAGGGAGATACACAAACATCCATGCCAATTCTCTCTCTaatactcacacacaagcacactctgacagctgcagaCAAACATTTTGGTAAACATGCAGCTTATAAGACAtgcaacaacatattttgtgttgttaGCATTTTGATTGTCATTCTGTTGAGGTGTAAGGCTGTTTTTTGTCAGTCATGAGAGTACGGTACCAGCCGGTTGAGCAgcattgtttatattttctgcCTGGTGTTGCAACATCCACAGCTCCATGCTACGATGTGTTTGTGAGATGTGGTGTTTTTTTAGGTAACTAGCTACAGGATTTTACTTTGGATTAAACTTGCTTCAGTCGAAGCGTATGTAATCTATATTGTACATTCTCTAAATTAAACTGCCTGGTGTGGATGAGCATGTTGGttactgatttatttttgttaaaacaaaGGAATCTACTGTGACTTTTTAAGCCCACCGGTGCCATCAAGTTAGTGATTAACTGTCTCCACACAGGTTATTTAAATTGGAGCTACAATTGATTTATTTCTTCCAGAAAGGGAAGAGCGTAAGCCTTTATATGAGCAGGCATTTCCTGATGCAAACCAGTTGTAGCAAACTGTCAAGCTCCTTTGCTGCTGAGATAATGaaagctgtttctgtttgatcAAGAACATCCTGGTTATTAACTTTTGGGATCTGGCTGTAGAGTGACCTTATTGCGAGTAGTCTCTCAGATAAGCTGAACAAAAGGGTTTGAGTGTTTTGGATTGGATCATCATGGGAGCTCCAACTAGAAGAATGAAAGACAACACTCTTTCTGTGCCCTTTTCATGATCCAGATTTTGGATCAAAGTTGATTTTGTCAGTATTCCCCAGCCCTAGTTTTGGCCATGGAAGTTCTTTAGCATTTACTTTCTCTACTTGACAATGTCCTTGAATCATCAGCCACTAAAACTAGAGCTCAGCTTGCACTGTCCTGTTGTCTCATCAAGTTTTAATATGGGCCGCTTGTCCAGGTCTGATTAGTCTTTTCACCAGGCCTTTTTGTCTATTGCCAAGACATGTTGGCTCTGTTTATGTACCTAGTCTACCCCCCATAGCAcaagtttcacacacacagacggctTTATAAACCCATATATAACACACAGAATGCATTATTAGCCAGAGTATGCTTGCAGGTTTTAGTGCCACAACTAAGCTGCTTTGAATTCATAAGGGCCTGCCTGTTGTTTCGCTAATTTAGTGTGTTGACATGTGGCGGTGGCAGAATGGTCAGGCGGTTAGAGTCACTGGGACAAACTGTTGGTTTTGAACGCGTGCCAGAAGAAAGAGTGACAGTTGAGTGTTTGGTTTCCTCGTCTTTCAGATGGCCCGAGAAATAAGCAGCAGCTCTCAAGGCGAGCTGTCAAATGCAGCCTTTTGAATCCATTGTTTTCATGGCAGCTTGTACGTCTCTTTGCATGCTTGTCTGGTGTAGACTGGTGGTCACCTGATAACCGGGTTCTTCTAGGAGTTCACCATGGAGGTAAGCCAGTGAAAA encodes the following:
- the idi1 gene encoding isopentenyl-diphosphate Delta-isomerase 1, translating into MVRGVWAVLRMVSCEGACVLKSNVPGAGRAAAPWNRAVYAPTSACNRTIFSEVRHLQSAVRMPDITTDHLDEKQVQLLSEMCILIDKDDRKIGADTKKNCHLNSNIDKGLLHRAFSVFIFSSEEKLLLQQRSDAKITFPGCFTNTCCSHPLHTDSELEEKDAIGVRRAAQRRLEAELGIPMEQVTPDEMTYLTRIHYMAQSDGVWGEHEIDYILFMQKDVKLSPDPNEIKSYCYVSKEELKEMLEKARRKELEITPWFSLIAETFLFKWWDNLHNLKQFMDHNKIHRM